One Actinoplanes missouriensis 431 DNA segment encodes these proteins:
- the mug gene encoding G/U mismatch-specific DNA glycosylase → MTRPAKSPEPPAPQPSPALQAPQPSPAPRARSASRARSAGSADFPRPSAEEVAAAADRTIPDLLGPGLRVLFSGINPSLYSAATGHHFARPGNRFWPALHGAGFTDRLLHPSEQHLLPALGLGITNVVARATARADELSPAELIEGGALLTDRVRRNHPRHLAILGVTAYRAAFGRPKAKLGPQPDEIGGVGVWVLPNPSGLNAHFQLPALITEFRRLYEATA, encoded by the coding sequence GTGACGCGGCCCGCGAAGTCCCCCGAACCGCCGGCGCCGCAGCCCTCGCCGGCCCTGCAGGCGCCGCAGCCCTCGCCGGCGCCGCGGGCGCGCTCGGCGTCCCGGGCGCGTTCGGCGGGTTCCGCTGATTTTCCGAGGCCCAGCGCCGAAGAGGTCGCCGCCGCGGCCGACCGGACCATTCCCGACCTGCTCGGCCCCGGCCTGCGGGTGCTGTTCTCCGGCATCAACCCGAGCCTTTACTCCGCCGCGACCGGCCACCACTTCGCCCGCCCCGGCAACCGTTTCTGGCCGGCCCTGCATGGCGCCGGCTTCACCGATCGCCTGCTGCATCCCTCCGAGCAGCACCTCCTGCCCGCGCTCGGCCTGGGCATCACCAACGTCGTCGCGCGGGCCACGGCCCGCGCCGACGAGCTCTCACCGGCCGAGCTCATCGAGGGCGGCGCGCTTCTCACCGATCGGGTACGCCGTAACCACCCCCGTCACCTGGCAATCCTCGGCGTGACCGCTTACCGCGCCGCGTTCGGCCGCCCGAAGGCGAAGCTCGGCCCGCAGCCCGACGAGATCGGCGGAGTCGGGGTGTGGGTGCTGCCGAACCCGAGCGGCTTGAACGCCCACTTCCAGCTGCCCGCGCTGATCACCGAGTTCCGCCGGCTGTACGAGGCCACCGCCTAA
- a CDS encoding SDR family oxidoreductase → MDLGLADRVYILTGASRGLGFATAQALVADGAKVVISSRDSDRVADAVAELGGSEHAAGLAADLSDPAAPRELVDLATERFGRVDGALISVGGPTPGTAASMTDDQWRDAFDTVFLGSVRAARTFASAMPEGGAIGLVLSTSVKTPLGGLGLSNGLRPGLAMVAKDMADEYGPRGIRVLSILPGRFMTDRSRELFASADDPAAATAEVSATIPLRRIGEPAEYGRVAAFLLSPAASYVTGVAVTVDGGSTRAL, encoded by the coding sequence ATGGATCTCGGACTGGCTGATCGTGTCTACATCCTCACCGGCGCCTCGCGTGGACTCGGCTTCGCCACCGCGCAAGCCCTCGTCGCCGACGGCGCCAAGGTGGTGATCTCGTCGCGGGACTCCGACCGGGTCGCCGACGCGGTCGCCGAGCTGGGCGGATCGGAGCACGCCGCCGGCCTGGCCGCCGACCTCAGTGACCCGGCCGCCCCGCGTGAGCTGGTGGATCTGGCGACGGAACGGTTCGGGCGGGTGGACGGCGCGCTGATCTCGGTCGGCGGGCCGACGCCGGGCACGGCCGCGAGCATGACCGACGACCAGTGGCGGGACGCGTTCGACACGGTGTTCCTCGGCTCGGTCCGGGCGGCCCGCACGTTCGCCTCGGCGATGCCCGAGGGCGGCGCGATCGGGCTGGTCCTCTCCACGTCGGTGAAGACGCCGCTGGGCGGGCTGGGCCTCTCCAACGGCCTGCGTCCGGGACTCGCCATGGTCGCGAAGGACATGGCCGACGAGTACGGCCCGCGCGGCATCCGGGTGCTCAGCATCCTGCCCGGCCGGTTCATGACCGACCGCAGCCGTGAGCTGTTCGCCTCCGCGGACGATCCGGCGGCGGCGACGGCAGAGGTGTCCGCGACGATCCCGCTGCGCCGGATCGGCGAGCCCGCGGAGTACGGACGGGTCGCCGCGTTCCTGCTCTCCCCCGCGGCAAGCTACGTGACGGGCGTGGCGGTGACCGTCGACGGCGGCTCCACCCGAGCACTGTGA
- a CDS encoding TetR/AcrR family transcriptional regulator, translating to MPRVSQDQLDARRHEILSAARACFARFGYEGATVRRLEEATGMSRGAIFHHFRDKESLFLAVAEDDAATMVETVTRNGLVQVMRDLLERAGNSEGDTAGWLGTQLEVAHRLRTDPAFAKRWSERSAAIADATRERLERQRDAGVLRQDVPVEVLTQFLELAYDGLVLHLATGRPPGELARVLDLVEEAVRRH from the coding sequence GTGCCCAGGGTGAGTCAGGACCAGCTAGACGCGCGTCGCCACGAGATTCTGAGCGCGGCTCGCGCCTGCTTCGCCAGGTTCGGCTACGAGGGCGCCACGGTCCGCCGCCTGGAGGAGGCGACCGGCATGTCCCGTGGGGCGATTTTCCACCATTTTCGCGACAAGGAGTCGCTCTTCCTGGCCGTGGCCGAGGACGACGCCGCCACGATGGTGGAGACCGTCACCCGCAACGGTCTCGTCCAGGTGATGCGCGACCTTCTCGAGCGCGCCGGCAACAGCGAGGGCGACACGGCCGGCTGGCTCGGCACCCAATTGGAGGTGGCGCACCGGCTGCGGACCGATCCGGCGTTCGCCAAGCGCTGGTCCGAGCGGTCCGCCGCGATCGCCGACGCCACCCGCGAGCGGCTGGAGCGTCAGCGGGATGCCGGGGTGCTCCGTCAGGACGTACCCGTGGAGGTGTTGACCCAGTTCCTGGAGCTGGCTTACGACGGCCTGGTGCTGCACCTGGCCACCGGTCGTCCGCCCGGTGAGCTCGCGCGGGTGCTGGATCTGGTCGAGGAAGCCGTCCGCAGGCACTGA
- a CDS encoding HAD family hydrolase, with the protein MPLVFLALDDTLLDRGGAFRLWAKGFLDEIAAPHEDLDWLVSVDADGLTSRWDLADLIKDRYQLRVPAIDLVDELNAGPQVFERLDPMVGCALEIAGDAGLIPVVVTNGPAEQQEARIRRTGLDRYVADWVISEQCGVSKPNPRIFALAAQRVRMRLAGAWIVGDSPEADIGGAAAMGLPSVWLHRGREWVDNRFAPTKVVGNVIQGISAIMATR; encoded by the coding sequence GTGCCTCTAGTCTTCCTCGCTCTGGACGACACCCTGCTTGATCGCGGCGGTGCCTTCCGTCTGTGGGCGAAAGGCTTTCTGGACGAGATCGCCGCGCCGCACGAGGATCTGGACTGGCTGGTCTCCGTGGACGCCGACGGGCTGACCTCGCGATGGGACCTGGCCGATCTGATCAAGGACCGCTACCAGCTACGAGTGCCGGCCATCGATCTGGTCGACGAGCTGAACGCGGGGCCGCAGGTGTTCGAGCGGCTCGATCCGATGGTGGGGTGCGCACTCGAGATCGCCGGTGACGCGGGACTGATCCCGGTCGTCGTCACGAACGGGCCGGCCGAGCAGCAGGAGGCGCGGATCCGGCGGACCGGCCTGGACCGCTATGTCGCCGACTGGGTGATCTCGGAGCAGTGCGGGGTGAGCAAACCGAACCCGCGGATCTTCGCGCTCGCCGCCCAGCGGGTCCGGATGCGGCTCGCCGGGGCGTGGATCGTCGGCGACAGCCCGGAGGCGGACATCGGCGGCGCGGCCGCGATGGGGCTGCCGAGCGTGTGGCTGCATCGCGGGCGGGAGTGGGTGGACAACCGGTTCGCCCCGACGAAGGTGGTCGGCAACGTGATCCAGGGGATCTCGGCGATCATGGCGACCCGCTGA